One genomic region from Nostoc sphaeroides encodes:
- a CDS encoding NADH-quinone oxidoreductase subunit M has protein sequence MLSVLILVLLIGAALIGFSPSGINGKFARGVALVFASIAFLWTIVLAIQFHPGEITQQFAESVPWIDVLGLNYNLGIDGLSLPLLVLNALLTCIAIYSSDESLQRPKFYYSLILLLSAGVTGAFLAQDLLLFFLFYELELIPLYLLIAIWGGEKRGYAATKFLIYTAVSGILILASFLGMVWLSGSSSFALATLNPTTLPLATQLLLLGGILVGFGIKIPLVPFHTWLPDAHVEASTPISVLLAGVLLKLGTYGLLRFGMNLLPEAWAYVAPWLATWAVVSVLYGASCAIAQTDMKKMVAYSSIGHMGYVLLAAAASTPLSVLGAVMEMISHGLISAMLFLLVGVVYKKAGSRDLEVLQGLLNPERGMPVIGSLIVVGVMASAGIPGMLGFISEFIVFRGSFPVFPVQTLLSMIGTGLTAVYFLILLNRAFFGRLSAQVINLPRVYWSDRAPAAILAVLIVIFGIQPGWLARWTEPTITAMVNSQNVVVAVSLDKAMGAKD, from the coding sequence ATGCTTAGTGTTTTAATTCTGGTGCTGTTAATCGGCGCAGCTTTAATTGGTTTCTCGCCGTCTGGCATCAATGGTAAATTTGCCCGTGGTGTGGCTTTAGTCTTTGCCAGTATCGCTTTCTTGTGGACAATCGTACTAGCAATTCAGTTTCATCCAGGAGAAATCACTCAACAGTTTGCCGAGTCTGTCCCCTGGATAGATGTTTTAGGCTTGAACTATAACTTGGGAATAGATGGTTTATCTTTGCCACTGCTGGTTTTGAATGCATTGTTAACTTGCATTGCCATTTACAGCAGCGATGAATCCCTACAGCGTCCTAAATTTTATTACTCTTTGATACTATTATTAAGCGCTGGGGTGACTGGAGCTTTTCTGGCACAGGATTTACTATTATTTTTCTTATTTTACGAATTGGAACTAATTCCGCTATATCTGTTGATAGCTATTTGGGGTGGGGAGAAGCGGGGTTATGCTGCAACAAAATTTCTCATTTATACTGCCGTTTCGGGAATCTTGATTTTGGCAAGTTTTCTCGGCATGGTTTGGCTGAGTGGTTCCTCTAGCTTTGCACTAGCAACCTTGAACCCTACGACTCTACCTCTAGCGACACAGCTTTTACTGCTAGGGGGAATTTTGGTAGGTTTCGGGATTAAAATTCCTTTGGTTCCCTTCCATACTTGGTTGCCAGATGCTCACGTTGAAGCTTCTACACCAATTTCTGTGCTGTTGGCTGGAGTGTTGTTGAAGTTGGGAACTTATGGCTTACTGCGGTTTGGCATGAACTTGTTACCAGAAGCTTGGGCTTATGTGGCTCCTTGGTTAGCGACTTGGGCAGTAGTGAGTGTACTCTATGGTGCATCCTGCGCGATCGCTCAAACCGATATGAAAAAAATGGTAGCATACAGTTCTATTGGACACATGGGCTACGTGCTTTTAGCGGCCGCGGCTTCCACACCATTAAGTGTGTTGGGTGCTGTTATGGAGATGATTAGCCACGGCTTGATTTCCGCCATGCTGTTTTTGCTGGTAGGAGTTGTGTATAAAAAAGCCGGAAGCCGGGATTTAGAAGTTCTCCAAGGACTGCTGAACCCAGAACGCGGTATGCCCGTAATTGGTAGCTTAATTGTTGTGGGAGTTATGGCTAGCGCAGGGATACCGGGAATGCTAGGTTTTATTTCCGAATTCATCGTTTTTCGGGGTAGTTTCCCAGTTTTTCCAGTGCAAACGCTGCTATCAATGATTGGTACCGGCTTAACTGCGGTTTACTTCCTCATACTTCTCAACCGTGCTTTTTTTGGACGCTTGTCTGCACAAGTTATCAACTTACCACGGGTGTATTGGAGCGATCGCGCCCCGGCTGCAATTTTAGCTGTGCTGATTGTAATTTTCGGCATTCAACCTGGTTGGTTAGCACGCTGGACTGAACCAACAATTACAGCAATGGTGAATAGCCAAAACGTAGTAGTAGCAGTGTCCTTGGATAAAGCAATGGGGGCTAAGGATTAG